In one Flavobacteriales bacterium genomic region, the following are encoded:
- a CDS encoding PKD domain-containing protein, whose translation MERTLTYPKGSIQAPETHCRPTHRRLRPLLVGLAFLLAAAGAQAQDVVDRFNRANSNTVGGGWTETETGAAGASINGNRLRLQRTGSGNNRQYVTQTTPGSYSTTLNQNNCTLTWAFSFRQSESEGELSGFDPGEDGMAVVLAGSNANLTLGQGYAVVLGEGDDSDALRLVRYNGGLDLDNNLATIIQAGNFDNDYLDVRVTYVPSTNTWSLFYRDNGNTQFGDPLTAATSAGSAVDATYTGTSLPVIGCLWNHDGDFGESAVFDDFHVPGGSPTVPSITPPSASICNGGNVDLTASASSTSTARVTFTSTGGPSTVGASGANDGSVYPWAVSVSGLPASGVTVESVTLNGVTHTYPDDLDILLQSATGTNVILMSDVGGGTNITGVNVVLMDGEPALPDASSIASGVYAPTNIGTPDTWPSAPGPGSFNQSNPTLSLFTGNFNGTWNLLIRDDANGDGGSVGSWSITFTYTPQATFTWSPATGLSGTSGATVTASPTSTQTYTVTAAHAANGCTSSNTVEVTVTQQPTVANAGADMDACLHESTATMAANTPTSGSGAWTQVSGPVSASFADAASPSTAISGLTAPGAYVFRWTITNAPCTESFDEVTVNVAICTYYSRSSGAVTDAIWSLTPSGAAGPATFSSITGMVVQAGHTVNAAADADVHDLTVANGGTLILNGGATLTVNGAAATFNGTLTAQDNSELAFAGSGAKTLTLASSTSFWDLTVDAPDGLDVNGTVEMRGTLLLEDGAFDCTGNPVIMRSTASYTGRLGPVGGTASYTGHMRMERYIPAGATNWRLLGSPIQSRRVNHWIDDFYTAGFPGSHFPGFTQNGNPWPSIRWYDETNTGASVNNGMTGVSSNTQLLTPGQGFAAWCGDNLISTAAFTIDLENQSPVIASTPITLPMTYTNTGNPAVDGWNLVANPLPSPIAFDQIARGADVADYVTFFNPAAGNMATWDIDLNAGTNGGTNTIQSMQGFYLKAEGPAVTTTVEEADKVADNAGGFFGGSEETPALVRLRITSGINSFSDETLLLFTQGTHEMDAQDVPKYVFGHPQAPQVATLTSTGTPLAINAFGPFSSAVEVPVAVQAGAAGTYTITVTGVETVGLSCLRLHDLVTGTTIPLAEGSTYTLELPAGEAMSTPRLLLMATAPLEVAATDAACHGQSSGSAQVVIADGAADVIWYNDQGQPIATQTAVTGTVALEGLAMGDYELTVNGYQGCSELRTAFRIEQPEALAVQTEGIAASCPGASDGFAEAFAMGGTAPYAYLWSNGSTDASMPAGPGLYTVQVTDAAGCSTPVEQVVVGAGEAPVAIAMADAEVVPVGAPVAFVSAGTDATSHAWDFGDGSTSTEEAPVHSFAAPGTYAVTLTVSNGTCSSTAVVTVTVELSTGISGPDSAADRLSAWFDGDRIVVEHGFTDAYPLQLEVINEAGQTWMQHRVAGPAGRMTLPGNDLASGVWFIRVSSDEVRRTIPLVIVR comes from the coding sequence ATGGAACGCACGCTTACCTACCCGAAAGGCTCGATTCAGGCTCCGGAAACCCATTGCCGGCCCACGCATCGGCGGCTGCGGCCGCTCCTAGTGGGCCTGGCCTTCCTGCTGGCTGCAGCCGGAGCACAGGCGCAGGACGTCGTGGATAGGTTCAACCGGGCCAATAGCAACACCGTTGGCGGAGGGTGGACCGAGACGGAGACCGGCGCGGCCGGGGCTTCCATCAACGGCAACCGGCTGAGGCTGCAGCGAACGGGTTCGGGCAACAACCGCCAGTACGTAACGCAGACCACGCCGGGCAGCTACAGCACCACGCTCAACCAGAACAACTGCACCCTCACCTGGGCCTTCAGCTTCCGGCAGAGTGAAAGCGAGGGTGAACTGAGCGGCTTCGATCCCGGGGAGGACGGCATGGCCGTGGTGCTCGCGGGGTCCAATGCCAACCTCACCTTGGGCCAGGGCTATGCCGTGGTGCTCGGTGAAGGCGATGATTCGGACGCCCTTCGCCTGGTGCGCTACAACGGCGGCCTGGATCTCGATAACAACCTCGCCACCATCATCCAGGCCGGCAACTTCGATAACGACTACCTTGATGTGCGCGTGACCTATGTGCCGTCGACCAACACGTGGAGCCTCTTCTACCGCGACAACGGCAATACGCAGTTCGGTGACCCGCTCACAGCCGCCACCTCGGCCGGTTCCGCGGTAGACGCCACCTACACCGGCACAAGCCTGCCCGTGATCGGCTGCCTCTGGAACCATGACGGCGATTTCGGGGAGAGCGCCGTTTTTGACGATTTCCACGTGCCGGGCGGCTCCCCTACGGTGCCATCGATTACACCGCCCAGTGCGAGCATCTGCAATGGAGGTAACGTGGACCTGACGGCTTCGGCCTCGAGCACCAGCACCGCGCGCGTCACCTTTACCAGCACGGGGGGGCCAAGCACCGTGGGAGCGAGTGGCGCCAACGACGGCAGTGTCTACCCCTGGGCCGTGAGCGTGAGCGGCTTGCCGGCCAGCGGCGTAACCGTGGAAAGCGTGACCCTGAACGGTGTGACGCATACCTACCCTGACGACCTGGACATCCTGCTGCAATCCGCCACGGGCACGAACGTGATCCTAATGAGCGATGTCGGCGGAGGAACGAATATCACCGGGGTGAACGTGGTGCTCATGGACGGCGAGCCGGCGCTGCCCGATGCGTCGTCCATCGCTTCCGGTGTATACGCGCCGACCAATATCGGCACCCCTGACACGTGGCCGAGCGCACCGGGCCCTGGCTCGTTCAACCAGTCCAACCCTACACTCTCGCTGTTCACCGGCAATTTCAATGGCACGTGGAACCTGCTGATCCGCGATGATGCCAACGGCGACGGCGGCTCCGTGGGCAGCTGGAGCATCACCTTCACCTACACGCCGCAAGCCACGTTCACGTGGAGCCCGGCCACCGGACTCAGCGGGACCAGCGGAGCCACAGTCACGGCTTCTCCCACCAGCACGCAGACCTACACGGTGACCGCGGCTCACGCGGCCAACGGCTGCACGAGCTCGAACACGGTGGAGGTGACGGTGACGCAACAGCCCACCGTGGCCAATGCCGGCGCCGACATGGATGCTTGCCTGCACGAAAGCACTGCGACGATGGCCGCCAACACGCCCACATCCGGTTCCGGCGCATGGACGCAGGTGAGCGGTCCGGTGTCCGCCAGCTTCGCCGATGCGGCGTCCCCTTCCACGGCCATCAGCGGGCTCACCGCCCCCGGGGCCTACGTGTTCCGTTGGACCATCACCAACGCACCGTGTACGGAGAGCTTCGATGAGGTGACGGTGAACGTGGCGATCTGCACCTACTACAGCCGTTCATCGGGCGCTGTCACGGATGCGATCTGGAGCCTCACCCCCAGCGGTGCGGCAGGTCCGGCCACCTTCTCTTCCATCACGGGCATGGTGGTGCAGGCCGGCCACACGGTGAATGCCGCGGCCGATGCCGATGTGCATGACCTCACCGTGGCGAACGGCGGCACACTCATCCTCAACGGCGGCGCCACGCTCACCGTGAACGGTGCAGCGGCGACCTTCAACGGAACGCTCACTGCGCAGGACAACAGCGAGCTGGCATTCGCCGGCAGCGGCGCCAAGACACTCACGCTGGCATCCTCCACGAGCTTCTGGGACCTGACGGTGGATGCGCCCGATGGACTGGACGTGAATGGCACCGTGGAGATGCGCGGCACCCTGCTGCTGGAGGATGGCGCCTTCGATTGCACGGGCAATCCGGTGATCATGCGCAGCACCGCCTCTTACACCGGTCGCCTGGGGCCCGTGGGCGGCACAGCGAGCTATACCGGACACATGCGCATGGAGCGGTACATCCCCGCAGGGGCCACGAACTGGCGCCTGCTCGGCAGCCCCATCCAGAGCCGCCGTGTGAACCACTGGATCGACGATTTCTACACCGCCGGCTTCCCCGGTTCGCACTTCCCCGGCTTCACGCAGAACGGCAACCCCTGGCCCAGCATCCGCTGGTACGATGAGACCAACACGGGTGCCAGCGTCAACAACGGAATGACCGGCGTGAGCAGCAACACGCAGCTCCTCACTCCCGGGCAGGGCTTCGCAGCCTGGTGCGGCGACAACCTGATCAGCACAGCGGCCTTCACCATCGACCTCGAGAATCAGTCGCCGGTGATCGCGAGCACGCCCATCACGCTGCCGATGACCTACACCAATACGGGCAACCCGGCCGTGGATGGCTGGAACCTGGTGGCCAACCCGTTGCCCAGCCCCATCGCCTTCGACCAGATCGCCCGCGGCGCCGATGTCGCTGACTACGTCACCTTCTTCAACCCGGCAGCGGGCAACATGGCCACGTGGGACATCGACCTGAACGCCGGCACCAACGGCGGCACCAACACCATCCAGAGCATGCAGGGCTTCTACCTCAAGGCCGAGGGCCCCGCCGTAACCACCACGGTGGAGGAGGCCGACAAGGTGGCCGATAACGCCGGCGGCTTCTTCGGCGGCAGCGAGGAGACCCCCGCCTTGGTCCGCTTGCGCATCACCAGCGGCATCAACAGCTTCAGCGACGAAACGCTGCTGCTCTTCACGCAAGGCACGCATGAAATGGATGCGCAGGATGTGCCCAAGTACGTCTTCGGTCACCCGCAGGCCCCCCAGGTGGCCACATTGACCTCCACCGGCACCCCGCTCGCCATCAACGCCTTCGGCCCCTTCAGCAGCGCTGTCGAGGTTCCCGTGGCGGTGCAGGCCGGGGCGGCGGGCACATACACCATCACCGTTACCGGGGTGGAGACCGTGGGCCTGAGCTGCCTGCGCCTGCACGATCTGGTCACCGGAACCACCATCCCCCTCGCCGAGGGCAGCACCTACACGCTCGAGCTACCGGCCGGTGAGGCCATGTCCACCCCGCGCCTGCTGCTCATGGCCACGGCTCCGCTGGAGGTGGCTGCCACCGATGCGGCCTGCCATGGCCAGTCCTCCGGCTCGGCCCAGGTAGTGATCGCCGATGGCGCCGCCGATGTGATCTGGTACAATGACCAGGGCCAGCCCATCGCCACGCAGACCGCCGTCACCGGTACCGTGGCCTTGGAGGGCCTGGCCATGGGCGACTATGAGCTCACCGTGAATGGTTACCAAGGCTGCAGCGAACTCCGTACGGCCTTCCGCATCGAGCAGCCCGAAGCCCTTGCGGTGCAGACCGAAGGCATCGCGGCCAGCTGCCCCGGCGCTAGCGACGGCTTCGCCGAGGCCTTCGCCATGGGCGGCACGGCACCCTATGCCTACCTGTGGAGCAATGGCAGCACGGACGCTTCCATGCCGGCCGGCCCTGGCCTCTACACCGTGCAAGTGACCGATGCGGCGGGCTGCTCTACGCCTGTGGAACAGGTGGTGGTGGGCGCAGGCGAGGCCCCGGTGGCCATTGCGATGGCCGATGCCGAGGTGGTGCCCGTGGGCGCTCCGGTGGCCTTCGTCAGCGCCGGCACCGATGCCACCAGCCATGCCTGGGATTTCGGTGACGGCAGCACCAGCACCGAGGAAGCCCCCGTGCACAGCTTCGCCGCCCCCGGCACCTATGCTGTAACCCTCACCGTGAGCAACGGCACCTGCTCCAGCACGGCGGTCGTCACCGTCACCGTGGAGCTCAGTACAGGCATCAGCGGCCCCGATTCGGCCGCCGACCGCCTCAGCGCCTGGTTCGACGGTGACCGCATCGTGGTGGAGCACGGGTTCACCGACGCTTACCCGCTGCAACTGGAGGTGATCAACGAGGCTGGCCAGACCTGGATGCAGCACCGCGTGGCCGGACCCGCCGGTCGCATGACCCTGCCCGGCAACGACCTGGCCAGCGGTGTGTGGTTCATCCGCGTCAGCAGCGACGAGGTGCGCCGGACCATCCCGCTGGTGATCGTGCGCTGA
- a CDS encoding PKD domain-containing protein: MNGNEATVNATTLNANLNTSTLSRGSGINGSSLADAFSATAWDNATLAGAITNSEYLQFTIGAQAGYQVSLSTLDANFRRSSTGPNAFQWQYSLDGFSTAGTNIGAAISYTTNPTNGNAQAQIDLTGISALQNVASGTTITIRLYGWGASAGTGTFAIGRLTGNDLAIGGTVTPAATNTSVFFGGSNLTVNEGDGTANLTVSIADFSTTNATSVDVVLSSGNAARVNGFSSQTVNWAANDGSSKTVTLTLTDDLLCNGTDALTFGLANLSGGQGVPFVGTPSSRTVTVNDNESLVDPVATAATSITTSGFDANWDDIGATTYFLDISRYSDFLDPTPVTVAAWDFPNNPDNNVADGGIGANSAATLTTVGGTGSITYVPIASSATSAATGSGWNSGSGAKYWVAEISTAGHFNLTLSSAQRSSNTGPRDWQVEYRIGTGGAWTLVPGSSVTVQNNWTSGVLTNVALPGACSDQPQLFLRWIMTSNTDTQGNTVAAGGTSAIDNIAIAGRPESYVAGYEGFNAGSATSESVTGLSPVTTYHYRIRATGGCASANLSNQISVTTSAVPVYYSRSTGSVNDPIWSDTPTGAAGPAVWTNASEMVVQSGDAVTVDANTTIKSLTVQSGATLNIDANRFLKATTGANAIQGTLNAADNSEFQVTEGSSATLALGGTASFWDFRAGMTGGVTVTGTMEIRGTLQIDDGDFDCTGATVTLRSTATSTGRLGEMSAGASYTGNLNIERYIPAGATNWRLLGSPIQNRRVNHFIDDFYTAGFPGSHFPGFTVNGNPWPSIRWYDETDTGAGQNDGLQGVSSNTQLLTPGQGFAAWCGDNLQTTAAFVIDLGNNAPVVATTPVSLPVSWTDTGSPAVDGWNLVANPLPSPIAFDQIARGADVADYVTYYDPASGNTAVWDIDLAQGTNGGTNTIQSMQGFFLKANGPAVATTVSESAKVASNDGGFFGGSGGSAAPGLRLRISSGMNAYFDEALVVFHQGSPGLDADDAEKFVFADPTAPQIATLTADDRALAINAHGGMEAGFSIPVSVDAGVSGTYVISLQQLSDLGLTCITLEDLATGTVTPLPHGAQYAFEMEATDPNTQARFILHATAPLPLYVEDALCGADPNGQATVVVNGGPVDVTWTDDLGNALLTQTGVEGVAAFTGLDAGGYRVRVTGGACGELEQTFAINAPFVLEGIGDAYPASCSDAADGSVDLMILGGVAPYDVLWSDGSADPLLIAAPGSYTVTVTDANACSWTAAYIIASAGPDPAFTMESATVTVGTPVQFTSTLAEGSHYWSFGDGASSDEASPVHAWSLPGTYTVTHAVENGGCLESTSTEVTVELSTGVAGRTTAEARAWHDGAHVVVVHAFAGGEAVRIELIDATGRVALQRSVAAQTGRVLMDAAALAPGVWFVRLQQGSEQATLRVPVVR, encoded by the coding sequence TTGAATGGAAACGAGGCCACGGTGAATGCCACCACGCTGAATGCGAACCTGAACACCTCCACGCTGTCGCGCGGGTCTGGCATCAATGGAAGCTCGCTGGCGGATGCATTCAGTGCAACCGCGTGGGATAATGCCACCCTCGCGGGTGCGATTACCAACTCTGAGTACCTGCAGTTCACCATCGGTGCCCAAGCGGGCTATCAGGTCTCCTTGTCCACGCTTGACGCGAACTTCCGCCGTTCCAGTACGGGTCCCAATGCATTCCAATGGCAATACAGCCTGGATGGCTTCAGCACGGCGGGAACGAACATCGGAGCCGCTATCAGCTATACCACGAACCCCACCAACGGCAATGCCCAGGCCCAGATCGATCTGACAGGCATCAGTGCCTTGCAGAACGTCGCCTCCGGGACCACCATAACGATTCGGCTTTACGGCTGGGGCGCATCTGCAGGGACCGGCACCTTCGCTATAGGACGGCTCACGGGCAATGACCTCGCTATTGGTGGAACCGTGACGCCCGCAGCCACGAACACATCCGTCTTCTTCGGCGGTTCCAACCTTACGGTGAACGAGGGTGATGGCACCGCCAACCTCACGGTGAGCATTGCCGATTTCAGCACCACCAATGCCACTAGCGTGGATGTGGTGCTAAGCTCCGGCAATGCCGCACGGGTGAACGGCTTCAGCAGCCAGACCGTGAACTGGGCCGCGAACGATGGATCCAGCAAGACCGTGACCCTGACTTTGACGGATGACCTGCTCTGCAACGGCACCGATGCGCTCACGTTCGGCCTGGCCAACCTCAGCGGAGGTCAAGGGGTCCCTTTCGTGGGTACTCCGAGCAGCCGCACGGTAACTGTGAACGATAATGAGTCGCTCGTGGATCCCGTGGCCACCGCAGCCACGTCCATCACCACCAGCGGCTTCGATGCGAATTGGGACGACATCGGGGCAACCACCTACTTCCTGGACATCAGCCGCTACAGCGATTTCCTGGACCCCACACCGGTGACCGTGGCCGCTTGGGACTTCCCCAATAACCCGGACAACAACGTGGCCGATGGCGGCATCGGCGCCAACAGCGCAGCCACCCTCACCACCGTGGGGGGCACGGGCAGTATCACGTACGTGCCCATTGCCTCCAGTGCCACCAGCGCCGCCACCGGCTCCGGCTGGAACTCGGGCAGCGGCGCCAAGTATTGGGTGGCCGAGATCAGCACCGCGGGCCATTTCAACCTGACGCTCTCCAGCGCGCAGCGCTCCTCGAACACCGGGCCGCGCGACTGGCAGGTGGAGTACCGCATCGGCACTGGCGGTGCCTGGACGCTGGTACCTGGCTCGAGCGTGACCGTGCAGAACAACTGGACCAGCGGTGTGCTCACCAACGTGGCCTTGCCGGGCGCGTGCAGCGATCAGCCGCAACTGTTCCTGCGCTGGATCATGACGAGCAACACGGACACGCAGGGCAATACGGTGGCGGCGGGCGGCACCAGCGCGATCGACAACATCGCCATCGCCGGGCGGCCGGAGAGCTACGTGGCCGGTTATGAGGGCTTCAACGCGGGAAGCGCGACATCCGAGAGCGTCACGGGTCTCAGCCCAGTGACGACATACCACTACCGCATCCGCGCGACCGGTGGATGCGCCTCAGCCAACCTGAGCAACCAGATCAGCGTAACCACCTCCGCTGTCCCGGTCTACTACAGCCGCTCCACCGGCAGCGTGAACGATCCCATCTGGAGCGATACCCCCACCGGCGCCGCAGGCCCGGCGGTGTGGACCAACGCCAGCGAGATGGTGGTGCAGAGCGGAGATGCGGTGACCGTGGATGCCAATACCACCATCAAGTCGCTCACCGTGCAGAGCGGCGCCACCCTGAACATCGATGCCAACCGCTTCCTGAAGGCCACCACGGGCGCGAACGCCATCCAAGGCACGCTGAACGCGGCGGACAACAGCGAGTTCCAGGTCACCGAGGGCTCCAGCGCCACCTTGGCGCTCGGCGGCACGGCCAGCTTCTGGGATTTCCGTGCGGGCATGACCGGCGGCGTAACGGTCACCGGCACCATGGAGATCCGCGGCACGCTGCAGATCGACGATGGCGACTTCGATTGCACCGGCGCAACCGTGACGCTGCGCAGCACCGCCACCTCCACCGGCCGCCTGGGCGAGATGAGCGCAGGCGCCAGCTACACCGGCAACCTCAATATCGAGCGGTACATCCCCGCTGGGGCCACGAATTGGCGCCTGCTGGGCAGCCCCATCCAGAACCGCCGGGTGAACCACTTCATCGATGACTTCTACACCGCCGGCTTCCCCGGGTCGCACTTCCCCGGCTTCACGGTGAACGGGAACCCCTGGCCCAGCATCCGGTGGTACGACGAGACCGATACCGGAGCAGGCCAGAACGATGGACTTCAGGGCGTGAGCAGCAACACGCAGCTGCTGACCCCCGGCCAGGGCTTCGCGGCCTGGTGCGGCGACAACCTGCAGACCACCGCGGCCTTCGTGATCGACCTGGGCAACAACGCGCCCGTGGTGGCCACCACGCCGGTGAGCCTGCCGGTGAGTTGGACCGACACCGGATCGCCTGCCGTGGATGGCTGGAACCTGGTGGCCAATCCGCTGCCCAGCCCCATCGCCTTCGACCAGATCGCGCGGGGCGCCGATGTGGCGGACTACGTAACCTACTACGACCCCGCCTCGGGCAACACAGCCGTTTGGGACATCGACCTAGCGCAGGGCACGAATGGTGGCACGAACACCATCCAGAGCATGCAGGGCTTCTTCCTGAAGGCCAATGGACCAGCGGTGGCCACCACGGTGAGCGAGAGTGCCAAGGTGGCTTCGAACGATGGCGGCTTTTTCGGCGGCAGCGGTGGCAGCGCCGCTCCGGGCCTGCGACTGCGCATCAGCAGCGGCATGAATGCCTACTTCGACGAGGCCTTGGTGGTTTTCCACCAGGGCAGCCCGGGATTGGATGCCGACGATGCGGAGAAGTTCGTTTTCGCCGACCCCACGGCCCCGCAGATCGCCACGCTGACTGCGGATGACCGCGCACTGGCCATCAATGCCCATGGTGGCATGGAGGCGGGCTTCAGCATCCCCGTGAGCGTGGATGCCGGCGTGTCGGGCACCTATGTCATTTCGCTGCAGCAACTGAGCGACCTGGGGCTGACCTGCATCACCTTGGAGGACCTGGCGACCGGCACGGTGACGCCCCTACCGCACGGCGCACAGTATGCCTTCGAGATGGAGGCCACCGATCCGAACACACAGGCTCGCTTCATCCTGCATGCCACGGCACCGCTGCCCCTCTACGTGGAGGATGCCCTCTGCGGAGCCGATCCCAACGGCCAGGCCACCGTGGTTGTGAACGGCGGGCCCGTGGATGTCACTTGGACGGATGACCTCGGCAATGCCCTGCTGACGCAGACGGGCGTGGAGGGCGTGGCGGCCTTCACCGGCCTCGATGCCGGCGGCTACCGGGTGCGCGTGACGGGCGGCGCCTGCGGGGAGCTGGAGCAGACCTTCGCCATCAATGCACCCTTCGTGCTGGAGGGCATCGGCGACGCCTATCCCGCCTCATGCAGTGATGCGGCCGATGGCAGTGTGGACCTGATGATCCTTGGCGGGGTGGCGCCCTACGATGTGCTGTGGTCCGACGGCTCCGCCGATCCGCTCCTCATCGCAGCGCCCGGCAGCTACACGGTGACGGTTACCGATGCCAATGCCTGCTCCTGGACCGCTGCGTATATCATCGCCAGCGCCGGTCCCGACCCGGCATTCACCATGGAGAGCGCCACGGTCACGGTCGGAACGCCGGTGCAGTTCACGAGCACGCTGGCCGAGGGCAGCCACTACTGGTCGTTCGGCGACGGCGCTAGCAGCGATGAGGCATCGCCGGTGCATGCCTGGAGCCTGCCCGGGACCTACACGGTGACGCATGCCGTGGAGAATGGCGGCTGCCTGGAGTCAACCAGCACCGAGGTGACCGTGGAACTGAGCACCGGAGTGGCGGGCCGCACCACGGCGGAGGCGCGCGCCTGGCATGATGGCGCCCATGTGGTGGTGGTGCATGCCTTCGCCGGAGGCGAGGCCGTTCGCATCGAATTGATCGATGCCACCGGCCGCGTGGCTTTGCAGCGCAGCGTGGCTGCACAGACCGGTCGCGTGCTGATGGATGCTGCCGCTCTTGCGCCTGGCGTGTGGTTCGTGCGTCTGCAGCAAGGCAGCGAACAGGCCACCTTGCGCGTACCGGTGGTGCGCTGA
- a CDS encoding phosphohydrolase, whose product MEHLLETAIRLAAKVHKGQTDRFGKPYILHVMRVMMRGHDFDEQVLGALHDVLERSDLTLADIERKGFSPRVLKALQHITRVPDETYEQYIDRVVEDNLAIRVKLHDLADKMDLLHVEQLDPSDLKRYNKQLAAYHRMKKLVEQAKARMSLPVEGRRAG is encoded by the coding sequence ATGGAACACCTGCTGGAGACCGCCATCCGCCTTGCGGCCAAGGTGCACAAGGGCCAGACCGATCGGTTCGGCAAGCCGTACATCCTGCATGTGATGCGCGTGATGATGCGCGGGCACGACTTCGATGAGCAGGTGCTGGGTGCGCTGCATGACGTGCTGGAGCGCTCTGACCTGACATTGGCCGACATCGAGCGCAAGGGCTTCTCGCCGCGCGTGCTCAAGGCGCTGCAGCACATCACGCGCGTGCCGGACGAGACCTACGAGCAGTACATCGACCGCGTGGTGGAGGACAACCTCGCCATTCGCGTGAAGCTCCACGACCTGGCCGACAAGATGGACCTGCTGCACGTGGAGCAGCTCGACCCCAGCGACCTGAAGCGGTACAACAAGCAGCTGGCGGCCTATCACCGGATGAAGAAGCTGGTGGAGCAGGCCAAGGCGCGCATGAGCTTGCCCGTGGAGGGCCGGCGTGCCGGTTAG